A segment of the Acidobacteriota bacterium genome:
CCGGTGGCCTCCGCCCGGCTGGACACCCGTGAAGCCCGGGAGGAAGCCGGCCTTTACGCCTACTGCATCCATTCCTGGCGGTTCGAGGGGATCCGCACCGAGAAGCGCCTGGTGTTCCTCGCCCGCCACCTGGAAAGCGGAACATTCCTCTCCCCGGACGCGTCCGAACGGCTGGTTTTCCGGGCCGTCACCCACGGGCGCTCCATCCTGAACCCCGACGCCGTGACGATCGATCTCGACGGCTTGGCGGACCTGGCGTCAAGCTGCGAGGAACGCCTGGTTCAGGACTACCTGGACGCCCGGCTGAGCTTCCAGGCCGAGAACGAGAACCGGTGCCGGGTCCAGGAGCAGAGTGCCCGGGCGTACTACGAGCGCAAGCAAAACTACCTCCTGGGGCTTCTCGACCGATTCCGGGCGGAGGGCTCCGACCGGATGGTGCGCCTGACGGAGGGGCGCCTCCGGCCCGTCGTCCATGATCTTGACGTCAAGCTTAAACAGATCGCCGATCATCGGGTTACGAAATCCGACGACGGATTCCTGGGGATCGGGGTGATCGAAGTCTCCGGTTGACCGCTGTGGAGGAGGTACGCCATGATGGTGCAGAACACTGGCGGGAAGGGCCCTGGCGGGGCCGGTGCCGTCCGGACCGCCCGGGATGCGGGCCTGACCCGTCCCCTCGATCTTCACGTCGGGCTGGATTTCGGGACGTGCTTTACCAAGCTCTGCTGCCGCCACCTCGGGCGGGACGAGTCCTTCGTGGTCCGGTTGGGCGTCCTGGGGACGGGCCTGGAGGACGCCCTGATCCCGTCCGTGGTCGGCATCGCCCCGGACGGTCGGCTGGTCGGGGGCCTGACGGAAACCGAGTGGCGGAAGAACCCCGAGCCTTCGCTGCAGCGGGTCCGCTTCCTGAAAATGCTCCTGGCCGGCGGACGTGTCCCCCATCGGGCCATGAGCTGGGCCGGCGTCAGCGGCCTGAAAACGGCCGACGAGGACCGGATCCGCGCCCTCAGCACCTACTTCATCTACCGGGTTCTGGACCGCTTCCGGGGTTGGGCCCGCCACCATTTTCTCGGAGCGGGCAGCACCCGGCCGCTTCGTCTGTCCTTCAGCCTGGGCGTGCCGGTGGAACAGTTCGACTCCCCGGCGCGGAGGACCTTCCAGGGGGTCCTGAACACCGCCTGCCGGTGGCTGGACGGCGGACCGATCGACGGCCCCTGGACGCTCGAGCGCGCGCTCAAGCTCATGGCTTCCGGCGAGGGGCGGGAATCCCGGGAGACCGTCGCGGACACGGTGCCGGAGATCGCCGCGGCGGTCCACGCCTTCCTCGCGTCCCGGCAGTCCCAGCGGGGGGTCTACTTCTACCTGGACATCGGCGGGGGAACCCTGGACGCCGTGGCCTTCAAACGGTGGGACAAGGACGGCGAGCCCCAGGTGAATTTCTACTGCGGCAAGGTGGAGCCGCTGGGCCTGGATGCCCTGTCCGAGGCCGCCGCGCGGCGGCTGGACCGGGAGCCGGGAAGCCTCCTGCACTACCTGTCGCGCTCGGAGCCCGGACCCGGGAAGCGTGCGGTTAACCCCCCGGCACCGCGTTTCAGCTGGATGAAAGGGAAGGAGCCCGCCATGCGGTCCACGGGCCCGGCGAGTCCTGGCCCGGTCGCTGACGAGGGCATTTTTACGCTGCTCGAGCCGGAGCGACGGCTGATTCACCGCCAGGTGGGGACCGTGCTGGCGACCTCCCTCAAGAAGGACCCCGTCGCCTTCCGGGCCGGCCGGGGCGACAACCCCTTCCAGAAAGACCCGGGGGAGAAGATCTGGGTTTTTTCCGGCGGCGGCGGGGCGGCGTCTACGTTCTATGCGGAGGCCGTGGACGAAGCCTGGCGGCTTCGGCTGAAGCAGTGCGGGCTGCCGGGGCTCAGCCGCCAGGTCATCGAGGTCCCGGGAGACCTGGAGTTTCTCGGGCTGCCGGCCAGCAGTTACCGTCGCTTCGACATCGCCTACGGCTTGTCCATCCCGGAGGAGGACCGTTTCCGGGCCTGGATGCCGAGCCTCTTCGAGCCGCAGGAGGAAGATTCCGGCGCGGCCCGGGGGCTGGACCACGTCGACACCCACGACTGGCAGTAGGGATTGGCCAGCGTTGATGCGTTCGTAAAAAGTACCATCACCCTCCGGGTGATGGCTCAAACAAAGGCTTTACAGACACTTTTCCGTCCGTTTTCCGACTTTTTGCGAGGACATCAGCGTTGAGAAATAACTGCTTTTGCTGCAAAAATTTCGCCCCTGGCGGGGCGAGGCGTTCCCCGCCAGGGTCGACCGGGCCTGCGGTTTTCCGGCGCCGCCTCCGGGGCGCAAGGATTTTCAAATGGCCCGCAACCGGCGGGAGTACCCCCTGCCGGGGGAACACCCGCCGGCTAATCTCTTTTATCCCTTCGGGATAGGGATTGCCTGGGTGCGGGTTGTTCGCGTTGTGGTTACACAGAATGAAGCCCTGACGGGGTTCTCCCCGTGCGGTTTGTTCGTCATCGGCCCGGGTTACCCGGGGCGTTCGAAGCGGAGGACGAACCCCTTGCCCGCACCGGCCTTGCCCCGGGTCCCGAGCGAAGCGCCCCTTTTCCCGCCAGCGTCCCGCCCGGATCCCGACGTCGTCCCGCCCGCGCCCCGCCCGGATCGCGGCCGTTGGCTCTTCACCCCGTCAGGGGTGAAATGTTTGTAGAATAAGCGGTTATCAAGAGTTCCCCCCGCGCGCCGCCGGCCCGGGATGGCGCCCCGCGGCACGATCTCCCCCCGGCGGCGCGCGGGAGGGGGTGTTTTATAAACCGTTTTACTACAAATGTTTCACCCCTGACGGGGTGAGGGCGCGAGGGGGTGACGGGATTGCGGTGGGGTGACGGCGTACGGCTCGCCCGGCGTACGCGCGCCGAGCCGAGGCGCGCGCCCGGCCGAGGGGGCGTCGGGGGGGGTTACCGCCGGGCTCGGCTCGCCCGGCGTACGGCTCGCTGTTCGCGGCCGAATGGACGGCCACCCCGCCGCCCTCGCTCCCGGGGTTGCCCCCCCCGCGCTTTCGAATGCGCGGGCTACTCGCGGATGCAATTGCGCCCGTCGCGCTTGGCGCGGTAGAGGGCCGCGTCCGCGGCGGCGACGAGGTCCGCCGGGGCGGCCCGTTCGTCCGGCTTCACCCAGGCCGCGCCGATGCTGACGGTGACCCGGGGTGACACCGGGGAGGCCGGGTGGGGCAGCCCCAGCGCCTCGACGTGGCGGCGGACGAGTGCGGCGGAGATCAGCACGCTCTCGCGGTTTGCCCCCGGGACGATCACGGCGAACTCCTCCCCGCCGTACCGGGCGGTGATCTCGCCGGCCCGGGTGTGGGAGTCGGCGATCGCCCCCGCCACGAGCCGGAGACACTCGTCGCCGGCCTGGTGCCCCAGCGCGTCGTTGTACTGCTTGAAGTGGTCGATGTCCAGGATCAGCAGGCCCAGCGCCTCCCGCCCCCGCAGGGCGCGGCGCCACTCCTCGTCCAGCGCCTGGTCGAAGCGCCGGCGGTTCGCGATCCCGGTCAGCGGGTCCTGCTGGGAGAGCTGGTCGAGCCGGGCGTTCGCCGCCGCCAGTTCCGCGGTGCGCAACGCCACCACCTTCTCGAGCGCCGCCTTCTGGCGGGAGAGATGCCGGGTGCGGAACCGGTAGAGGAACGCCCCCGACAGGACCAGGAGCACCATGACGCCCGCCCGGAACCCGACGTGCTGCCACCAGGCGGGGAGGACCTCGATGGGGATCTCGAGGGGGGCGGTCTCGAGGCCGGCCGCGTCGCGCCCCTTCACCTGCAGGAGGTAGCGCCCGGGCGGAAGCGCCCCGAAGACCCGCTCGTTCGTCTCGACCCAGGGGCCCGGGTGGGGGTCGTAGCCCAGGAGCTGCCAACTGAAACGGTTCTCGTTTTCCCGCTGCCAGGACAGGAGGGCCACCTTGAACGACAGCTCCCGGGTCGAGGAGGGAATGCACACCGGCGCCCCCGCCACCTCCCCGCCGTCGGCCTGCACCCGCATCAGCCGCAGCGGTTTGGGGTGCTGCTCGGGGACCGCCCCGGTCGGGTCGTAGACCGACAGGCCGCCCATGGTGCCGCACCAGTACCGGCCGAGCGTGTCGACGAACTGGGCGTTGGTGTTGCACTCCTCGTGAAGGAGGCCGTCGCGGCGGACGAACACCCGTTCGTCCCACCCGCCGGACGCCTTCGGGGTCAGCAGCTGCACCCCCGCGTCGGTCGACACGAAAACCCGCCCCCGCGGGTCCCGGATCGCCTGGTAGGCGGTGGGGACCGGCGGGCGGGGCAATTCGTCCCCCGGCAGCACCCGCGGCCGGAGCGGGTCGGTGATGTCGACGCGGATGATCCCGCTGTTCAGGCTGCCGGCCCAGAGTATGGGTTTCCCCTCCCGGTCCGGGATGAGCGTGAGCCCCAGCAGGTGGATGTCGGGCAACCCGTCCCCCCGGCCCAGGAAGGTCCAGTCGGTCCCGTCGAACCGGGCCAGGCCCTGGCTGGTGGTGGCCCACAGCCACGACCGGTCGTCGGCGTCTTTCGACGCCACGATCCGCGTCACCTGCAGGCGTTCGGAAGCGGACGACGGAAAGGCGGCCCAGCGGCCTTCGCGAAACCGGTACATCCCGCTCTTGCGGGTCGCCACCCAGAGTTCCCGGGCCCCGTCGAAAAACCGGGAAAGGACGTCCATCACGTGCTGGCCGGCTTCCTTGGGCCAGGGCGTCGGAACGGTTTCGAAGACGGGCCCCTCCCGCACCCGCACCAGTTCCCCGGGGACGACGGCCGTGAAGAGCGTCGGCTGCCCCTTTTCGTCGGGCGCCCGGACCAGCAGGCGGGAGTTGGAACCCGGCAGGGTGCTGTTCGAGCTGTTGAAGGTCCTCCACTGCCCGTCCTGGTAAAGGCCGAGGCCGTCACCCGAGGACGCCACCCAGAGGCGCTCGCCGCCGTGCCCGTCCGGCTCCGCCAGGACCCCGAAGACGCCGTTGGACCGGGAACCGAGGAGCGACACGGTCCGCCAGGGGCTGCCGCCGAGGACGGTCCGCGCCAGCCCCCCCTCGGTGGCCAGCCAGAGGACCTCGATGCCCTCGGGGCTCCTCCAGAGGTGCACGTTGCGCACCGCATTCGAGGGAAGCCCGTGACTGCGGCCGAAGGCCTGAACCTGCTCCCCGTTGACGCGCACCAGGCCGCCGCGCGTCGCCGCCCAGAGGGTGGGCTCCCCGCCGGGAGCGGCGCCGGCCGCCAGGGAGTAGACGATCCGGGTCTCCATCCCGGCCTCGGTGTCCGCCAGGTTGCGGATGCCCTCGTCGGTGAGCCGGAACAGGCCGGCCCCGTAGGTCGCGATCCAGAGTTCCTCCACCCCGCGGCGACGGACCGTCAGGAGGTCCTGCACCTGGGCCACCTGCGCCGGGGTGAACCCCGGGGCGCTGAAGCGCTGCCAGGCGCCGCCGCTCTCGCGATACCAGAGCCCTTCGTTGTTGGTGGAGACCCACAGGCGTTCCCGACCCCCGATTTCCCAGGTTCGGGCCAGGCCGTTGAGGCACCCGGGCGGAAGCTGCCGGTTGCCGGGGTCGGCTCGCCACCGCCCCGCCACGCGCTGGAAAAGGCCGGCGTCCAGGGTCAGCGCCCAGGTTTCCGTTTCCCCGACGCGGACCGGGACTTCGACCACCCGGAAAATCCGTCCGGCCGGGAGCCCGCTTTCCGGCCCCTCGATGTGCCAGCCGGCGGCATCGAGCCGTCCCAGAGCGGAACTGGTGGACGGGGCCCAGAGGTTCCCCTCGTGGTCGAGCAGGAGGTTTTCCACCACCCCCTGGAGGCCGGGCACCCGGACGGGCTCCCAGCGGTGGCCGTCGTAGCGGTAGAGGCCCTGGGGCGAACCCAGCCAGACAAAGCCCACGGCATCGGTGGCCACGGAGACGACCGTGGTGTCCGGCGCGCCGTCCGAGGCGGTGAAGGTCCGGAACGCCGGCAGGCCCAGCCGGGACAGGTCGAGCGGGCGGAGCGCCGCGGCCCCGCCGTCCCACCCAGGGACAAAGGCGAAGAGGGCAACCGGGAGAAGGCGGCGGAGGATGGTCAATCGCGTCATGGGTCCTGGGCCTCACCCTGTGATCCGGACGATCGGCGGATATTCTAACAGATATCGGGGGTCCCGTGAAAACCCCGAAAGCAGGTTGAAAGAGGTTTGGCCGGAATCCCCGGCAACCCGCGGGGGGAGACTGAATTGTGACCCCATTCCCCCGCCGGTATGGTAAGATCGAGGGGTTCGCAAAAAGTCGGAAAACGGACGAAAAAGTGTCTGTAAAGCCTTTGTTTGAGCCATCACCCGGAGGGTGAGGGTACTTTTTGCGACCGTGTCAGGCTTGCCCGTCCCGGCCTCGACACTCTCGGCACCGCTCTGGAAGGCGTCGCCACGGCGGCCGACCCTCGAGGAGGACAAACATGCGGGAAGTGTGTTTTCTCGTCTCCGACGACGCCGACCGGGGGACCGGCCGGCTGAAGGCCGTCAGGACGGGGTGCGGCGGGGGGCGACGTTCATGAGGGAGACCGCCGGGCCCGCCACCCTGGTCGACGTCCTGCGGCATCACGCCCGGATGCAGCCCGAAAGGGCGGCGGTGGTCTTCCCCGGCGCCGACGGGGCCCCGGAAACGACCCTGACCTACGCCGAACTGGACCGCCGAGCACGCGCCGCCGCCGCCGCCCTGCAGGCCCGGGTCAGTCCCGGCGATCGCGCGCTGTTGCCGCTCGAGTCGGAAGAGGGCTTCCTGACGGCCTTCCTGGGTTGCCTTTACGCCGGGGTCGTCGCCGTGCCGACCGCGCTGGAGGCCTCCCGCGACGCGGCCGGCCCCCGGCTGCGCGCCATTCTCCAGGACGCCACGGTCAGCCTCGTGGCGGCCACGGAAACGGCACGGCGGCACCTGGCCCCCTGCCTGAAGGACCCGGCCGTCCCGCCGGTCACCTGGCTGTCTCTCGACACCGCGCCGCCGCCCGGAACCGAGGACGACTGGCAGCCGCCGACCCTGGGCGGCGGCGCCCCGGCCCTGTTGCAGTACACCTCCGGTTCGACCGGGACGCCCCGGGGGGTCCGGGTCGACCACGACAACCTGTCCTACGACCTGCGGGTCATACGGCAGATCCTGGATTACGACCCGGGTTCCACCCTCGTCAACTGGATGCCCCTCTTCCATGACGGCGGCCTGATCCTGATGACGCTCGCCGCGCTTTACAGCGGCGCGCGGCTGGTTCTCATCTCCCCGGCGGCCTTCATCCGCGACCCCCTGGGGTGGTTGCGCCTGGTCTCCCGCTACGGCGCCTGCAGCACGGTCGGCCCGAACTTCGCCTACGACCTGTGCGCCCGCCGGGCCGCGCCCGAACGGTGCCGGGAGCTGGACCTGCGGTCCCTGCGGTGCGCCATGAACGGCTCGGAGCCCGTCCACGCCGCCACGCTGGAGCGGTTCAGCCGCGCCTTCGCCCCCTGCGGTTTCCACGCCGACGCCTTCACCCCGAATTACGGCCTGGCGGAGGCCACCATCCTGGTCACGTCCAAAATCCTCTCCGACCCGCCGCTGATCCAAAGCTTCGACGCCCGGGGCCTGGACGACGGCCGGGTCGTGCCGGTCGCCGCGGGGGCCCCGGACAGCCGGCCGCTGGTGGGCTGCGGAGCGCCCTGCCCGGGGCTGACGATCGCCGTCGCCGACCCCGAATCCGGCCGGCGAGCCGCCCCCGACCGGGTCGGCGAAATCTGGGTGGCCGGCCCCGGCGTCGCCCGGGGCTACTGGAACCACCCGCGAACCACGGCCCGCGTGTTCGGCGCCGTCCTGGCCGACAGCGGGGAGGGCCCCTTCCTGCGGACCGGCGACCTGGGCTTCCTTCACGACGGCAACCTGTTCGTCGCCGGCCGGATCAGGGACCTGGTCATCATCCGCGGGCAGAACCACTACCCGCAGGACATCGAGGCCGCGGCCGGCGAGTGCTCCCCCTGCCTGCGCCCCGGGGGCGGCGCGGCGTTCCCGGTCACCGTGGACGAGGAGGAGCGGCTGGTCGTCCTGCACGAGGTGCGCGCCGAGTGCCGGGAGGGCCTCGACGGGCCGGGGGTGATCCGGGCGATCCGGCGGCGGCTGGGCGAACGTCTCGGGCTGGCGGCGCACGCCGTCGCCCTCGTGGCGCCGAAGAGCCTTCCGAAGACCACCAGCGGGAAACTCCAGCGTTTCGCCTGCCGCGAGGCGTTCGAGGCGAATCGCCTGGAAACCTGGGCCGCATGGCGGGAAACGGCGGCGCGGGAAGAAGAAGAGCCGGGACCGCGCGAAGCGGCTTCCCTGGCGGCGCTCCTGGCTGACCCTCCCCGGCTGGAAACCGCCCTGACCGCCCTGGCGGCCAACGTGCTGCGCGAACCCGCCCTTCAACCGGGGGACAACTTCTTCCACTCGGGCGGGGATTCCCTCCGGGCCGCCCGGTTCATCCTGGCGGTGGAGGATGGGCTCGGGGTCCGGGTCGCGGCGGCCTTCCTCGAAAATCCCACCGTCGCCCACCTGGTCCGCCGGGTCACCCGGCCGCCCGGGCCGGGCGAGGGGCCGTCGACCGGGCCGGTACCGGGGGAGGACGGCGGCCCGCCGCTGGGTCGCCCGCCGCATCCTGCCCGGAAGGCCAGGTGGTGGACCCGGGGGCCGGTCTGCGGCGGCCGGAACCTGCCGTACGGGCCGGGTTTCTTTCTCCAGCGGGTGTGGCTGGGCGTACCCGGGATGCGGCGGCTCCTCTTTCGCCCCGGTATCGCCGCCGTCCGGCGATGGAGCGAACTGGTCGGCGAAGAGAGCCCCTCCCGGGCCGTCCGTCAAAGCCTGCTCACCAACACCTGGATCCACTGGCGGAACCGGGTCCTGGCCGCGCCGCCGGCGGCATCGCCCTGGCTGCGGCTGCAGGGTGACCTGGCCGGTCTGTGGCCAGGAGGCGGGAGCGTGGGCACGATCCTGCTCCTGCTTCACAGCCCGCTCAGCGGGCTCTTCCGGCGCTGCCTCGCGGCGGAGGGCCGCCGCTTCGTGCTCATCCGCGGCGAGGACGAAGAGAAGTCGACCCAGGCACAGAACCGCTCGATGCAGGTCTACCTCGCCCACACGGCCTTGCGGGACGGGGGCGCCGTGGTGATCTACGGGGACGGCGGCAAGGGCCGGCAGGGCGTCACCGTCCCCTTTTTCGGCGCCCCCCGCACGTTCCGGCCGGGGGCGGGCGAACTGGCGGCGGAGACCGGGGCTTCCGTCGTCCCGGTCTTCGGCGTCCTGGAGGGCAACGGCCGGGTGGTCTTCGAGATCTGCCCGCCCCTGGCAGCCGGGGGGGGATCCCCCCACGACCAGGCCCTGTCCCTGACGCGGGGCTATGCCGCGCTCGTGACCGAGCGCTGGCCAAGGGTGTACCCCTTCCAGAGCTGGAGCAACCTGGAGCGGCTGCTGTTCCTTCGGGCACGGGACGGCGGCCGCTGATCCCTGTTTCGTTCCGCCCCGTGTTTTCGGCCCTTGTTCCCACGCCCGCACGCGTTGACGGACCGCTCCGGGCATCGCCCCGAAATCCGGCACGCGACGGCAGAGGCGAATCACACGGTCCCAGCGTCTCCGGGCGTCCCGGCCGATGGTTCCGGGGACGGGCAAAGGGGAAGGCGGACGTGGAAGGTGCTGCCCTTGCCCACGGTGCTCTCCACCCAGATTTCCCCCCCGTAGTGGTCCACGATCTCCTTGCAGATGGTCAGCCCCAGGCCGGTCCCGGTGGAGGGCGTCCCCGTCAGGGTGTCGCCCACCTGGCGGAACTTCTCGAAGATCGTCTCCAGGGACTCCGGGGGGATCCCCGCCCCCGTGTCGCTCACCGCGATGACGAGGGCGTCCTCCCCGTCCCGGCGGGCCCGCAGTTCGACCACCCCTTTCCGGGTGAACTTGGCGCTGTTGGAGAAGAGATTGGTGATCACCTGGATGAACCGGTCCCGGTCGATGCGGAGGAAGCCCGAAACGCCGGCGGTCTCGGCCTTGAAGAAGAGGTCCGGGCGGTTGTAGAAGAACCCGTCGCCGATGGACTTCACGCCCAGGAGGAGGTCCGCGGCGGGGTAGACCTGGTCCTGCCACTCCATCTTCCCCGAGTCGATCTTGGCCAGGTCCAGGACGTTGTTGATCATGCGGGAGAGCCGTTCCACCTCCAGGATGATGATGCGGAGGTCCTCGATGATGCGCAGGTGGGACTTCTCGATCCCCGGGTCCGAGCCGCTGAGCCGGAGCGCCTTCGCCACTTTCCGGTAGTCCCGGTCGATGATCTTGGCGAAGCCGAGGATGGAGGTGAGCGGGGTGCGCAGCTCGTGGGACACCGACGACAGGAAGTCGGTCTTCATCCGGTCCACCCGGCTGAGCTGGTCGTAGGCGAGCTGAAGCTCGGCCTGCTGGCGGGTCAGTTCCGCGTTCTTCGCCGCCAGGTCCAGGGTCCGCTCCTCCACCTTCATCTCCAGGGAGCGGTTGACGACCCGGAGTTCGGCGTTGAAGCGCTCCTGGATCTCCTCGTTGTGGCGCAGGGCCTCGATCAGCCGGGCCCGCGCGGTCTCCTTCTCCGCCTGCAGCGCGTTGATCTTGTCGGGGATGGCGAAGAAGAGGAAGAAGACCTTCAGCACCGCGCCGACGTAGAGCCCCCCCTCGGTGAAGGAGGTGGAAGGGAGGATGCCGAACTTGGAGAGGCCGTAGATGGTGGCGAAGATGAAGAAGGTGCAGAAGGCGACCAGGTAGTACCGGGCGTAGCGGTGCCCGCGGATGCGGCAGACGATCCCGATGGCGAAGGCCAGGGTCGGCGAGACGAGGGTGCCGATCCCCGCGAGCCGAACCCCCGCGGGGTAGCCCCAGACGATCCCGGCCAGCGGGATGAGGACGGCGTAGAGCATCATCACGCGGAAGAGGGCGTTGAGCGTGGTCATCCCGCGGTGGATCCCGAGGAACTCCCGGGTGAAGAAAAACATGGAAAAGACGGTGAGGCCGGCCATGACCGGCAGGGCGTAGAGGTTCCACCCGGGGAGCTTCGGCCAGAAATACTGGAAGGCCTGGCCGTTGAGGACCATCTGCAGGATGGTGTAGCAGAGGATGTAGAGGGTGAGGAACAGGTAGTTGCGCTCCCGCATGGAGAAGAACACGAAGAGGCTGTAGAGGGCGAAGGCCGCCATGACCCCGTAGCAGAGCCCCAGCACCACCGACTCCCCGATGACGCCCCGGATGAAGTCGGACGGGTACCACAGGAACAGGGGGAACCAGCTGGAGGAGTCGGTCCGGAAGCGGAGGAAGACGTGCCGGGTCTGGCCCGGCGGGATGAAGATGCTGGTCACGAAGTTGCGGTTGGCGATGTCCCGGTCGGCGAAGGGGTGGCGGTCGCCCATGACCCGGACGTCCCACCCCGGGCCCGCCCGGGACACGTAGACCTCGACGTGGTCCAGCAGGGGGTAGGCGATCTCCAGGAGGCGGAGCTTGTCCTTCTCCGTGGGGTTGTGCATGGCGAAGCGGACCCAGAACACGGACTGCGAGAAACCGAAGGCGGGGAAGCGGGGGCCGCAGGGGCGGAACGCCTTGCGGGTCGGGTCGCTGGAGACGTCCCCGATGGCCAGCCGGCCCTCCGGGTCCTCCAGGACCTCCATCCAGGGGCCGAGGGCCAGTTCCCGCACCGCGTCCGTCAGGACGAGCACCGGGGCCTGCCCCCGGGCGAAGGGCCCCAGCAACAGCACCACCCCGGCCAGCAGGAGGCCCCGCCACGGCGCACGGCGCCGGCCCGCGGGAGGGGGCCCCGTCCCGACCGGGTCACGGGCGAAGCTGCCGCGGGAGGGGCAGGCCATCAACCGGCCCCCTCCCCCGCGCCCGACACCAGGGCGTCCACCTGCCGGCGGGCGTGGGCCAGGCCGGCCTCGATGAAGGCCCGGTCGAAGGGCATGGAGGGGTTCTCGAGCTCCAGGGCCCGTCCCGGGAGGACCTGTTCCTCCAGCCGGAAACCCTCCCGCCGCTTGAAGGCGTGCTTGCACCCCAGGATGGCGCGGCCCCGCGCGAGGATCTCCTCGTCCGTCAGGGAATAGCCCGCCACGGCCAGGGCTTCCCGGACCACGTCCGCCGGGTAGACGCCCCGGGCGAACAGGCAGATGCAGAGGCTGGTAAGGACCTGCCGCCAGGCTTCCTCCTTCAGGAGGCTGTCGACGATCTGCTCCGCGGTCATGGGCTGGCCCTTCCGCAGAATGGCGTCGTCGAGGCTGTAGCCGGCGTTGCAGAGGTGGCTGTGCCGCCCCCCGATCATCAGGCCGAGCCAGGACCCGGGGCCGGTGGGGTACCCGGGCATCTCGAGCCCGCCGAACGCCATGGCGAAGTCCTTCCCGCCGTAGACGGACGCGGCGTGGGCGACGCCCCGGGCCAGCGCCCGGTAGAAGTCGTTGGGCTGCCCCACGATGAGGTCCACCGCCTCGACAAAGGTCTTCCAGTCCCCCCAGGCCAGCGGCAACAGGGTCTGTGCCGGGGTGACGAGCCCCTTCTCCAGCGCCTCGGTGGCCCAGGCCAGGCAGACGCCGGTGGAGATGGAGTCGATCCCGGCCTTCTCCACGGCGTCGAAGAGGAGGAGCATCCCCTGGGGGTCGCCGATCCCCAGGTCCGAGCCCAGGGCGTAGATCAGCTCCCAGTCGTACCCCACCATGGTGGTCTTGTAGAAGTAGGCCTCGTTGGCGTAAGGTTCCCGGACCGCGGCGATGTGGATGCACCCCACGGGACAGTGGGCGCAGGCCAGCCGCCGGCCCAGGTAGTTCTCCGCCAGCGCCTCCCCCGAGATCCGCCCGGCGTGTTCGAAGGTCCCGGAGAGCAGGTTCCGGGTGGGCATGGCGCCGATGGCCTGCATGGTCATCACGTTCCCCGCCGTGCCCAGGTTGTGGTACTTCTTCATGACCGGGGACTCCACGGCGGCGTCGTAGATCCGGTCGTAGACCCGGCGGTACGCCGGGCGGTCGGCGACGGGGATGGAGCACTCCCCCGCGATCACCACGGCCTTGATCTTCTTGCTGCCCAGGACGGCCCCCAGGCCCATCCGCCCGAAGTGCCGGTAGGTTTCGGAGGTCACCGACCCGAAGGCCACCCGGTTCTCCCCGCCCCGCCCGATGCGCATGATGGAACGCGAGCCCGCGCCCGGCTCCTTCTCCCGGATGATGCTGCCGGCGGTGAAGAGGCTCCGCATGCCCCAGAGGGTGGTGGCGTCCCGGAAACCGACCTTGCCGCCGTGGATGGCCAGGTAGATCGGCAGGGGGGACGCGCCCTTG
Coding sequences within it:
- a CDS encoding diguanylate cyclase, translating into MTRLTILRRLLPVALFAFVPGWDGGAAALRPLDLSRLGLPAFRTFTASDGAPDTTVVSVATDAVGFVWLGSPQGLYRYDGHRWEPVRVPGLQGVVENLLLDHEGNLWAPSTSSALGRLDAAGWHIEGPESGLPAGRIFRVVEVPVRVGETETWALTLDAGLFQRVAGRWRADPGNRQLPPGCLNGLARTWEIGGRERLWVSTNNEGLWYRESGGAWQRFSAPGFTPAQVAQVQDLLTVRRRGVEELWIATYGAGLFRLTDEGIRNLADTEAGMETRIVYSLAAGAAPGGEPTLWAATRGGLVRVNGEQVQAFGRSHGLPSNAVRNVHLWRSPEGIEVLWLATEGGLARTVLGGSPWRTVSLLGSRSNGVFGVLAEPDGHGGERLWVASSGDGLGLYQDGQWRTFNSSNSTLPGSNSRLLVRAPDEKGQPTLFTAVVPGELVRVREGPVFETVPTPWPKEAGQHVMDVLSRFFDGARELWVATRKSGMYRFREGRWAAFPSSASERLQVTRIVASKDADDRSWLWATTSQGLARFDGTDWTFLGRGDGLPDIHLLGLTLIPDREGKPILWAGSLNSGIIRVDITDPLRPRVLPGDELPRPPVPTAYQAIRDPRGRVFVSTDAGVQLLTPKASGGWDERVFVRRDGLLHEECNTNAQFVDTLGRYWCGTMGGLSVYDPTGAVPEQHPKPLRLMRVQADGGEVAGAPVCIPSSTRELSFKVALLSWQRENENRFSWQLLGYDPHPGPWVETNERVFGALPPGRYLLQVKGRDAAGLETAPLEIPIEVLPAWWQHVGFRAGVMVLLVLSGAFLYRFRTRHLSRQKAALEKVVALRTAELAAANARLDQLSQQDPLTGIANRRRFDQALDEEWRRALRGREALGLLILDIDHFKQYNDALGHQAGDECLRLVAGAIADSHTRAGEITARYGGEEFAVIVPGANRESVLISAALVRRHVEALGLPHPASPVSPRVTVSIGAAWVKPDERAAPADLVAAADAALYRAKRDGRNCIRE
- a CDS encoding AMP-binding protein — its product is MRETAGPATLVDVLRHHARMQPERAAVVFPGADGAPETTLTYAELDRRARAAAAALQARVSPGDRALLPLESEEGFLTAFLGCLYAGVVAVPTALEASRDAAGPRLRAILQDATVSLVAATETARRHLAPCLKDPAVPPVTWLSLDTAPPPGTEDDWQPPTLGGGAPALLQYTSGSTGTPRGVRVDHDNLSYDLRVIRQILDYDPGSTLVNWMPLFHDGGLILMTLAALYSGARLVLISPAAFIRDPLGWLRLVSRYGACSTVGPNFAYDLCARRAAPERCRELDLRSLRCAMNGSEPVHAATLERFSRAFAPCGFHADAFTPNYGLAEATILVTSKILSDPPLIQSFDARGLDDGRVVPVAAGAPDSRPLVGCGAPCPGLTIAVADPESGRRAAPDRVGEIWVAGPGVARGYWNHPRTTARVFGAVLADSGEGPFLRTGDLGFLHDGNLFVAGRIRDLVIIRGQNHYPQDIEAAAGECSPCLRPGGGAAFPVTVDEEERLVVLHEVRAECREGLDGPGVIRAIRRRLGERLGLAAHAVALVAPKSLPKTTSGKLQRFACREAFEANRLETWAAWRETAAREEEEPGPREAASLAALLADPPRLETALTALAANVLREPALQPGDNFFHSGGDSLRAARFILAVEDGLGVRVAAAFLENPTVAHLVRRVTRPPGPGEGPSTGPVPGEDGGPPLGRPPHPARKARWWTRGPVCGGRNLPYGPGFFLQRVWLGVPGMRRLLFRPGIAAVRRWSELVGEESPSRAVRQSLLTNTWIHWRNRVLAAPPAASPWLRLQGDLAGLWPGGGSVGTILLLLHSPLSGLFRRCLAAEGRRFVLIRGEDEEKSTQAQNRSMQVYLAHTALRDGGAVVIYGDGGKGRQGVTVPFFGAPRTFRPGAGELAAETGASVVPVFGVLEGNGRVVFEICPPLAAGGGSPHDQALSLTRGYAALVTERWPRVYPFQSWSNLERLLFLRARDGGR
- a CDS encoding sensor histidine kinase; its protein translation is MACPSRGSFARDPVGTGPPPAGRRRAPWRGLLLAGVVLLLGPFARGQAPVLVLTDAVRELALGPWMEVLEDPEGRLAIGDVSSDPTRKAFRPCGPRFPAFGFSQSVFWVRFAMHNPTEKDKLRLLEIAYPLLDHVEVYVSRAGPGWDVRVMGDRHPFADRDIANRNFVTSIFIPPGQTRHVFLRFRTDSSSWFPLFLWYPSDFIRGVIGESVVLGLCYGVMAAFALYSLFVFFSMRERNYLFLTLYILCYTILQMVLNGQAFQYFWPKLPGWNLYALPVMAGLTVFSMFFFTREFLGIHRGMTTLNALFRVMMLYAVLIPLAGIVWGYPAGVRLAGIGTLVSPTLAFAIGIVCRIRGHRYARYYLVAFCTFFIFATIYGLSKFGILPSTSFTEGGLYVGAVLKVFFLFFAIPDKINALQAEKETARARLIEALRHNEEIQERFNAELRVVNRSLEMKVEERTLDLAAKNAELTRQQAELQLAYDQLSRVDRMKTDFLSSVSHELRTPLTSILGFAKIIDRDYRKVAKALRLSGSDPGIEKSHLRIIEDLRIIILEVERLSRMINNVLDLAKIDSGKMEWQDQVYPAADLLLGVKSIGDGFFYNRPDLFFKAETAGVSGFLRIDRDRFIQVITNLFSNSAKFTRKGVVELRARRDGEDALVIAVSDTGAGIPPESLETIFEKFRQVGDTLTGTPSTGTGLGLTICKEIVDHYGGEIWVESTVGKGSTFHVRLPLCPSPEPSAGTPGDAGTV